The Pseudomonas sp. G2-4 genome window below encodes:
- a CDS encoding excisionase family DNA-binding protein, producing MNQTVQIPPLSVSVEEGGRQVGCSRSAMYELIAKGEIRSFKVGRRRLILMTELKAWIERAAKDGAR from the coding sequence ATGAACCAAACAGTCCAAATACCCCCCCTATCTGTAAGTGTTGAAGAGGGTGGCCGCCAGGTCGGCTGCTCCCGTTCAGCGATGTATGAGCTGATTGCAAAGGGTGAAATCAGAAGCTTCAAAGTGGGCAGGCGCCGCCTGATCCTGATGACCGAACTCAAAGCTTGGATTGAACGCGCTGCAAAGGATGGCGCTAGATGA
- a CDS encoding helix-turn-helix domain-containing protein produces MIEALRNGPVSTIEAAKDLDIVQPPNTIRRLRKKGFEIRTYWTHQSTEPGRPPHRVAKYILMREAS; encoded by the coding sequence ATGATTGAGGCGCTGAGAAACGGCCCAGTATCAACCATAGAAGCTGCAAAGGACTTGGATATAGTCCAACCGCCAAACACGATCCGCCGCCTCAGGAAAAAGGGTTTTGAGATCCGCACCTATTGGACACATCAGTCTACTGAGCCAGGCAGACCACCTCACAGAGTGGCCAAATACATATTGATGCGTGAAGCTTCCTAA